A window of Lytechinus variegatus isolate NC3 chromosome 15, Lvar_3.0, whole genome shotgun sequence contains these coding sequences:
- the LOC121428923 gene encoding inosine triphosphate pyrophosphatase-like, with the protein MQSTRRTLTFVTGNKNKLEEVRAIIGKHFDVQSVAIDLPEFQGEPDDISKSKCLEAVKHIKGPVIVEDTCLCFNALGGMPGPYIKWFLSKLGPSGLHRLLAGWEDKSAYALCTFAYSTGDPLKSVQLFHGKTEGRIVEPRGPPNFGWDPCFQPDGYDQTYAEMPNEEKNKISHRSKALESLSQFFLHPQQT; encoded by the exons gtTAGAGCAATCATTGGAAAGCATTTTGATGTCCAGTCAGTAGCTATTGATT TACCAGAATTTCAAGGTGAACCAGATGATATATCCAAATCAAAATGCCTAGAAGCTGTCAAACAC ATTAAAGGCCCtgtcattgttgaagatacttgTCTTTGTTTCAATGCACTCGGCGGGATGCCAGGCCCTTATAT AAAATGGTTTCTTAGCAAATTAGGACCATCAG GGTTGCATAGGTTACTGGCAGGCTGGGAGGACAAATCAGCGTATGCTCTCTGCACATTTGCATATTCAACAGGCGATCCATTGAAGTCAGTTCAGCTGTTTCATGGAAAGACAGAG GGTAGGATAGTTGAACCTAGAGGGCCACCAAATTTCGGCTGGGATCCTTGTTTTCAACCAGATGGATATGATCAAAC GTATGCAGAGATGCCAAACGAGGAGAAGAATAAGATTTCTCACCGGAGCAAGGCCTTGGAGTCACTGTCTCAATTCTTCCTTCACCCCCAGCAGACATGA
- the LOC121428901 gene encoding ATP-citrate synthase-like: MTSKVITEEYGKRLLSNTLSEHVGELKCIKVDGNTDWDNVVASNEWLRSERLVVKPDQGLKRRGKLGLLKINTDIATARQWIADKMEEELQVDGVNGRLRQFIIEPFVKHDPSTDEYYLSIYSELDGDVVLFHHLGGVDVGDVEEKALRLKVGLKEGLSEDIVKDELLTNIPTQKKSIVARFVVDLLKMYQDMHFTLLEINPLVALDRVYPLDLAATLDTKATPMCKDKWGRVEFPLPFGRLPSEEERFVCELEKGTPANVKLTVLNRKARIWSAISGGGISLLLGDTAMVDECSHEIGCYAQFSGPLNPTQMYGFTKTVLDLMLAEKHPDGKVLVTGSQAIDVTTLLANKMGPGVGMMKALEEYKERLIDHRVSLYIRTTVGIVGPENEKLPPSLANFGIPVHVFGGEVPIANIIRYALGKESIPRNVNHPRIYRNQEQTSLRTSKNEFNDVITRGENNNDVINLSPDDIFTPTTRAIAIGMFPIAIQNIIGFDFVCSRSHPSIAAIVRPNSENGEESYPWGEDNISIPVYGNLSEAINNHSDVTVVLNQAIGPAGYACALHAVSQPQVRCIMMMVGHISERQTRELIGLANKKQVLMIGPSTLKHGLQVNILKPGSFRCNLFGDIGGPLPDLVELKLYRQGSVVYLSRSGGLSTELCVSIARNSDGIYMGISLGGGRYTGSGIMDHIRFLHNKPAVKCFIIIGEVGGTEEYEVCKAIKEGTITKPVIAFCIGTCTDLYKQEPAYFGHTGGGTESEKESAVAKNKALSQAGAIVPDTFDSMAVKLAEVYDGFAKEGKLAPLEEPSIPVIPANMKPARRPPVLSQ; the protein is encoded by the exons ATGACTTCGAAGGTAATCACAGAAGAATATGGAAAGAGACTTTTGTCGAATACTTTGTCGGAACACGTTGGCGAACTAAAATGTATAAAGGTTGATGGAAATACGGACTGGGATAACGTAGTCGCATCTAACGAGTGGCTACGATCTGAA CGACTCGTTGTGAAACCGGATCAAGGATTGAAACGACGCGGTAAGCTTGGTTTGCTCAAGATCAACACTGACATAGCAACGGCCAGGCAATGGATTGCAGacaaaatggaagaagaattGCAG GTGGATGGCGTAAACGGTCGTCTTCGTCAATTCATCATCGAACCTTTTGTGAAACACGACCCCTCTACAGACGAATATTATCTGTCTATTTACTCTGAGCTGGATGGTGATGTAGTCTTGTTCCATCATCTCGGCGGCGTCGATGTCGGCGATGTCGAAGAAAAG GCTCTAAGACTGAAAGTCGGACTAAAAGAAGGTTTAAGTGAAGATATTGTGAAGGATGAACTTTTGACAAATATCCCAACTCAGAAGAAAAG TATTGTTGCGAGATTCGTTGTCGATCTCCTGAAGATGTACCAAGACATGCATTTCACTCTTCTAGAAATTAATCCCTTAG TTGCCCTCGACAGAGTGTACCCTCTAGATCTGGCCGCGACGTTAGACACCAAGGCCACACCAATGTGTAAGGACAAGTGGGGGAGGGTGGAGTTTCCGCTTCCTTTTGGGAGATTGCCAAGCGAAGAG GAGCGATTTGTCTGTGAGCTTGAGAAAGGAACCCCGGCAAATGTGAAGCTGACTGTTTTGAATCGAAAGGCAAGGATCTGGTCTGCTATCAGCGGGGGTGGAATTTCTTTATTGCTTGG AGATACTGCAATGGTAGATGAATGCTCTCATGAAATAGGCTGCTATGCTCAGTTCTCTGGTCCACTGAATCCAACACAAATGTACGGCTTCACCAAGACAGTGCTCGATTTGATGCTAGCTGAGAAACACCCGGATGGAAAAGTACTCGTCACCGGTAGTCAGGCAATTGACGTCACAACACTTTTAGCCAATAAGATGGGGCCAGGCGTG GGAATGATGAAAGCACTGgaagaatataaagaaagattGATAGATCATAGAGTATCTCTTTATATCAGAACTACTGTCGGCATCGTGGGTCCTGAAAATGAAAAGCTGCCTCCTTCTTTGGCCAATTTCG gTATTCCTGTGCATGTGTTTGGAGGCGAAGTGCCGATTGCTAATATAATTCGATATGCTCTTGGCAAGGAATCGATACCACGGAATGTCAATCACCCACGAATCTACCGG aATCAAGAACAGACAAGTTTGAGGACCAGTAAGAATGAATTTAATGACGTCATCACCCGAGGGGAAAATAacaatgacgtcataaatcTCTCACCAGACGACATCTTTACTCCGACTACAagg GCTATCGCTATCGGTATGTTTCCGATCGCTATACAAAATATTATCGGATTTGATTTCGTCTGTTCCCGGAGCCATCCATCAATTGCCGCCATTGTTCGACCAAACAG CGAAAATGGCGAAGAAAGCTATCCATGGGGGGAAGACAATATATCGATACCAG TGTATGGAAACCTATCTGAAGCTATTAACAATCACAGTGACGTCACAGTAGTCCTCAATCAGGCAATTGGTCCAGCAGGTTACGCATGCGCACTTCATGCAGTCAGCCAGCCCCAA GTTCGTTGCATCATGATGATGGTAGGTCACATCAGCGAACGTCAAACTAGGGAGCTCATCGGCCTCGCCAACAAGAAACAAGTCCTCATGATAGGACCATCTACG TTGAAACACGGTCTCCAAGTTAACATCCTCAAACCCGGATCGTTCCGGTGTAATCTATTCGGCGATATCGGCGGTCCCTTACCCGATTTGGTCGAGCTGAAGTTATACCGACAGGGTAGTGTGGTGTATCTGTCACGGTCTGGGGGTCTGTCCACCGAGCTGTGTGTGTCCATAGCAAGAAACTCAGATGGAATCTACATGGGTATATCACTAGGCGGTGGGAG gtaTACCGGTTCAGGGATCATGGATCATATACGATTTCTTCACAACAAACCGGCTGTCAAGTGCTTCATTATCATCGGAGAG GTAGGAGGAACAGAGGAATATGAAGTATGTAAAGCTATAAAGGAAGGAACTATCACCAAACCTGTGATAGCTTTCTGCATTGGTACATGCACAGATCTATACAAACAAGAG CCTGCTTATTTCGGCCATACCGGGGGAGGAACGGAGAGCGAGAAAGAGAGTGCAGTTGCCAAGAACAAGGCCCTGTCACAAGCTGGCGCTATTGTACCTGATACATTCGACTCCATGGCTGTCAAACTCGC GGAAGTGTACGACGGGTTTGCAAAGGAGGGTAAGCTTGCACCCCTGGAGGAACCCTCGATTCCTGTAATCCCAGCCAATATGAAACCAGCAAGACGACCACCAGTGTTATCACAGTGA